From the Spiroplasma sp. BIUS-1 genome, one window contains:
- a CDS encoding ATP-dependent helicase: MIENLLKQLNDEQLDSVITTDVPLRIIAGAGSGKTRVITTKIAYLIEKENIFPSKILAVTFTNKAAQEMRDRVNKIIPDMDRNPMITTFHSFCVRVLREDCEYIGLSKDFTIIDNADQNKIIRDIIKNLDISTDKTKPEKKILSKISNWKSKQLTWEEAYEETFNVAEKKWAKAYRDYEKYLSEKNCLDFDDLILKVHKLFNENLDVREKWKNRFDYILVDEFQDTNYTQFDLVKWLTGSRNNLTVVGDPDQTIYSWRGAKVNIILNFKDEFKNARTVMLTENYRSTKPILDIANEFIDNNKNREKKDIFTQKKEGEIVKVKEVASRNFEAKFVSKKIKELVEEKNYKYSDIYVLYRTNAWSQEFEKEFQNQKIPFHLIGGFKFRDRKVIKDVTSLLRAVVFKDDLAMERVFGFTPKVGAVTATKIKQAAYEYDLNLFDFLTKESQAVNSISKNLNELINCLIKAREVFEENKSLLELTELLVKLSGYRDRLDLKDKEDVEALQNLEAYYDQMEKYDLEYNQSENELNRAVSFLQEEAISSDEEGIAEINKVTLLTIHSAKGLENKVVFIVGLNKDVFPSKMSFYSMESLEEERRAFYVAITRAQELLFISYVSGEYSYISSGELGASRFIQELNPDLYEIERNIYFHSNNETTSGYKGKPNLEAKPTKLDAGVVKGDKIKHMVFGQGTVVKVIDKYISVAFADPKQGVKMIPITTSAWEKME; this comes from the coding sequence ATGATAGAAAATTTATTAAAACAACTTAATGATGAACAACTAGATTCTGTTATTACAACAGATGTACCCTTAAGAATTATAGCTGGAGCGGGTAGTGGAAAGACTAGAGTTATTACAACAAAAATAGCTTACTTAATTGAGAAAGAAAATATTTTCCCATCAAAAATTTTAGCAGTTACTTTTACCAACAAGGCCGCTCAAGAAATGAGAGACAGAGTAAATAAAATAATTCCTGATATGGATAGAAATCCAATGATAACAACTTTTCACTCTTTTTGTGTAAGGGTTTTAAGAGAAGATTGTGAATACATTGGTTTGTCTAAAGACTTTACTATAATTGATAATGCAGATCAAAATAAAATTATTAGAGACATAATAAAAAACTTAGATATATCAACAGACAAAACAAAACCAGAGAAAAAAATACTTTCAAAAATTAGTAATTGAAAATCAAAACAGTTAACTTGAGAAGAAGCGTATGAAGAAACTTTTAATGTCGCTGAAAAAAAATGAGCAAAAGCTTATAGAGACTATGAAAAATATTTGAGCGAAAAAAATTGTTTAGACTTTGATGATTTAATTTTAAAGGTACATAAATTATTTAATGAAAATTTAGATGTTAGAGAAAAATGAAAAAACCGATTTGATTATATTTTGGTTGATGAGTTTCAAGATACAAACTATACACAATTTGATTTAGTTAAATGATTAACTGGTTCAAGAAATAACTTAACAGTTGTTGGTGACCCTGATCAAACAATATATTCTTGAAGAGGAGCTAAAGTTAATATTATTTTAAATTTTAAAGATGAATTTAAAAATGCAAGAACAGTAATGCTTACAGAAAATTACAGATCTACAAAACCAATTTTAGACATTGCAAATGAGTTTATTGATAACAATAAAAACAGAGAAAAAAAAGATATCTTCACTCAGAAAAAAGAGGGAGAAATTGTAAAAGTCAAAGAAGTTGCTTCAAGAAACTTTGAAGCTAAATTTGTATCTAAAAAAATTAAAGAATTAGTAGAAGAAAAAAATTATAAGTATTCAGATATTTATGTTTTGTATAGAACAAATGCTTGGTCTCAAGAATTTGAAAAAGAGTTTCAAAACCAAAAAATACCATTTCATTTAATTGGTGGTTTTAAATTTAGAGATAGAAAAGTAATTAAAGATGTAACTTCTCTATTAAGAGCTGTAGTTTTTAAAGATGACTTAGCTATGGAAAGAGTTTTTGGATTCACACCAAAAGTAGGAGCTGTAACTGCTACAAAAATTAAACAAGCGGCATATGAATACGATTTAAATCTTTTTGATTTTTTAACAAAAGAATCTCAAGCTGTTAATTCAATTTCAAAAAACTTGAATGAGTTAATAAACTGTTTAATTAAAGCTAGAGAAGTATTCGAAGAAAATAAAAGTCTTCTTGAACTTACAGAACTCTTAGTGAAACTTTCTGGTTATAGAGATAGATTAGATTTAAAAGACAAAGAAGACGTAGAGGCCCTACAAAACCTTGAGGCTTATTATGATCAAATGGAAAAATATGATCTTGAATATAATCAAAGTGAAAATGAACTAAATAGAGCAGTTAGTTTCTTACAAGAAGAGGCTATATCAAGTGATGAAGAAGGAATTGCAGAAATTAATAAAGTAACTTTATTGACAATTCACTCAGCAAAAGGTCTAGAAAATAAAGTTGTATTTATAGTTGGTTTAAACAAAGATGTATTCCCATCTAAAATGAGTTTTTATTCTATGGAGAGTTTAGAAGAGGAAAGAAGAGCATTTTATGTTGCAATCACAAGAGCTCAAGAATTACTTTTCATATCTTATGTATCTGGTGAATATTCTTATATTTCCAGTGGTGAATTGGGAGCTTCAAGATTTATTCAAGAATTAAATCCTGATTTATATGAAATTGAGAGAAACATTTACTTCCACTCAAATAACGAAACTACAAGCGGTTATAAAGGTAAGCCTAACTTAGAGGCAAAACCAACCAAATTAGATGCTGGCGTGGTTAAAGGTGACAAAATTAAGCACATGGTGTTCGGTCAAGGAACAGTTGTTAAGGTAATAGATAAATATATATCGGTTGCTTTTGCGGACCCAAAACAAGGAGTTAAGATGATTCCAATAACCACTTCAGCGTGAGAAAAAATGGAATAA